A genomic region of Entelurus aequoreus isolate RoL-2023_Sb linkage group LG19, RoL_Eaeq_v1.1, whole genome shotgun sequence contains the following coding sequences:
- the abhd8b gene encoding protein ABHD8 isoform X1: MTREVRKFKAMLTSFMEGFLCCLTSKSTNVVVPAESSEPADGYEFVEVKPGRVIRVRHAIPERSVVDQPAGQGGCVSCKRRISVYCNGQLFIDNLGDKAGAELKSCQNGETEPNVTVELELTDCGKSSPLVNATDARPDSIRAGKVLTSETGSGDPPAALQAEASQNRRRRKPKRTVVIDCERKISACKETHADVALFFIHGVGGSLDIWRSQLDFFSRLGYEVIALDLAGHGCSSAPLIPAAYTFYALAEDIRLIFKRYARKRNILIGHSYGVSFCTFLAHEYPEQIHKMVMINGGGPTALEPSLCSVFNLPTCVLHCLSPLLTWSFLKAGFARQGAKEKRLLKENNAFNVSAFVLRAMMSGQYWPEGDEVYHAELTVPVLLVHGMHDKFVPVEEDQRMAEILLIAFLKVLADGSHMVMMECPEAVNTLLHEFFLWEPAAPLPSQSKTRPETAKAQTDNTKVAADPANKVRPSTARQAPSNSAADSRSDKRDKK; encoded by the exons ATGACCCGTGAGGTTCGGAAATTTAAAG CCATGCTGACCAGCTTTATGGAAGGATTTCTCTGCTGCCTTACCTCAAAGTCAACCAACGTCGTGGTTCCTGCAGAGTCCTCCGAACCTGCCGACGGTTACGAGTTTGTGGAGGTGAAACCAGGCCGGGTCATTCGTGTTCGACATGCCATCCCCGAGCGGTCCGTGGTGGATCAACCGGCGGGTCAGGGCGGGTGTGTCAGTTGCAAAAGAAGGATCTCAGTCTACTGCAATGGACAGCTGTTCATCGATAACCTGGGTGACAAGGCAGGGGCAGAGTTAAAGTCTTGCCAGAATGGAGAGACAGAACCAAACGTCACGGTGGAGCTTGAACTGACAGACTGTGGCAAATCGTCACCGCTCGTTAACGCCACTGACGCCCGGCCGGACTCGATCAGAGCGGGTAAAGTTTTGACTTCTGAGACGGGATCAGGAGACCCACCCGCCGCTCTTCAGGCCGAAGCGTCGCAGAACCGACGCAGGCGGAAGCCGAAGCGTACCGTGGTGATCGACTGTGAGAGGAAAATATCAGCATGTAAAGAAACGCATGCGGACGTCGCTTTGTTCTTCATTCATGGCGTTGGAGGCTCTCTGGACATCTGGAGGAGCCAGCTGGACTTCTTTTCTCGACTGGGCTACGAGGTGATCGCCCTGGATCTTGCAGGTCACGGGTGCAGCTCAGCACCTCTTATACCTGCAGCCTACACATTTTATGCTCTGGCAGAGGACATACGACTTATCTTCAAGAGATATGCACGCAAGAGGAATATTCTCATTGGACATTCTTACGG TGTGTCGTTCTGTACCTTCCTGGCCCACGAGTACCCAGAACAGATCCACAAGATGGTGATGATCAACGGAGGTGGTCCCACAGCTCTGGAGCCCAGCCTGTGTTCCGTGTTCAACTTGCCTACCTGTGTCCTCCATTGCCTCTCTCCACTGCTCACCTGGAGTTTTCTCAA GGCAGGTTTTGCTCGCCAGGGTGCAAAGGAGAAGCGGCTGCTGAAAGAAAACAACGCCTTCAACGTGTCCGCTTTTGTGCTGCGTGCCATGATGAGCGGGCAGTACTGGCCAGAGGGAGATGAGGTGTACCATGCTGAGCTCACTGTGCCCGTCCTGCTGGTTCATGGAATGCATGATAAATTTGTCCCCGTTGAAGAGGATCAAAGAATGGCAGAG ATCCTCCTCATCGCTTTCCTAAAGGTCTTGGCGGACGGCAGTCACATGGTCATGATGGAATGTCCAGAGGCAGTCAACACGCTCCTGCATGAGTTCTTCCTCTGGGAACCTGCAGCCCCTCTACCGTCACAGTCCAAAACCCGCCCTGAGACCGCCAAGGCCCAAACAGACAACACCAAGGTTGCAGCAGACCCCGCCAACAAGGTGCGACCTTCTACTGCCCGGCAGGCTCCATCAAACAGTGCGGCAGACAGCAGGTCAGACAAAAGGGACAAAAAATGA
- the abhd8b gene encoding protein ABHD8 isoform X2, producing the protein MLTSFMEGFLCCLTSKSTNVVVPAESSEPADGYEFVEVKPGRVIRVRHAIPERSVVDQPAGQGGCVSCKRRISVYCNGQLFIDNLGDKAGAELKSCQNGETEPNVTVELELTDCGKSSPLVNATDARPDSIRAGKVLTSETGSGDPPAALQAEASQNRRRRKPKRTVVIDCERKISACKETHADVALFFIHGVGGSLDIWRSQLDFFSRLGYEVIALDLAGHGCSSAPLIPAAYTFYALAEDIRLIFKRYARKRNILIGHSYGVSFCTFLAHEYPEQIHKMVMINGGGPTALEPSLCSVFNLPTCVLHCLSPLLTWSFLKAGFARQGAKEKRLLKENNAFNVSAFVLRAMMSGQYWPEGDEVYHAELTVPVLLVHGMHDKFVPVEEDQRMAEILLIAFLKVLADGSHMVMMECPEAVNTLLHEFFLWEPAAPLPSQSKTRPETAKAQTDNTKVAADPANKVRPSTARQAPSNSAADSRSDKRDKK; encoded by the exons ATGCTGACCAGCTTTATGGAAGGATTTCTCTGCTGCCTTACCTCAAAGTCAACCAACGTCGTGGTTCCTGCAGAGTCCTCCGAACCTGCCGACGGTTACGAGTTTGTGGAGGTGAAACCAGGCCGGGTCATTCGTGTTCGACATGCCATCCCCGAGCGGTCCGTGGTGGATCAACCGGCGGGTCAGGGCGGGTGTGTCAGTTGCAAAAGAAGGATCTCAGTCTACTGCAATGGACAGCTGTTCATCGATAACCTGGGTGACAAGGCAGGGGCAGAGTTAAAGTCTTGCCAGAATGGAGAGACAGAACCAAACGTCACGGTGGAGCTTGAACTGACAGACTGTGGCAAATCGTCACCGCTCGTTAACGCCACTGACGCCCGGCCGGACTCGATCAGAGCGGGTAAAGTTTTGACTTCTGAGACGGGATCAGGAGACCCACCCGCCGCTCTTCAGGCCGAAGCGTCGCAGAACCGACGCAGGCGGAAGCCGAAGCGTACCGTGGTGATCGACTGTGAGAGGAAAATATCAGCATGTAAAGAAACGCATGCGGACGTCGCTTTGTTCTTCATTCATGGCGTTGGAGGCTCTCTGGACATCTGGAGGAGCCAGCTGGACTTCTTTTCTCGACTGGGCTACGAGGTGATCGCCCTGGATCTTGCAGGTCACGGGTGCAGCTCAGCACCTCTTATACCTGCAGCCTACACATTTTATGCTCTGGCAGAGGACATACGACTTATCTTCAAGAGATATGCACGCAAGAGGAATATTCTCATTGGACATTCTTACGG TGTGTCGTTCTGTACCTTCCTGGCCCACGAGTACCCAGAACAGATCCACAAGATGGTGATGATCAACGGAGGTGGTCCCACAGCTCTGGAGCCCAGCCTGTGTTCCGTGTTCAACTTGCCTACCTGTGTCCTCCATTGCCTCTCTCCACTGCTCACCTGGAGTTTTCTCAA GGCAGGTTTTGCTCGCCAGGGTGCAAAGGAGAAGCGGCTGCTGAAAGAAAACAACGCCTTCAACGTGTCCGCTTTTGTGCTGCGTGCCATGATGAGCGGGCAGTACTGGCCAGAGGGAGATGAGGTGTACCATGCTGAGCTCACTGTGCCCGTCCTGCTGGTTCATGGAATGCATGATAAATTTGTCCCCGTTGAAGAGGATCAAAGAATGGCAGAG ATCCTCCTCATCGCTTTCCTAAAGGTCTTGGCGGACGGCAGTCACATGGTCATGATGGAATGTCCAGAGGCAGTCAACACGCTCCTGCATGAGTTCTTCCTCTGGGAACCTGCAGCCCCTCTACCGTCACAGTCCAAAACCCGCCCTGAGACCGCCAAGGCCCAAACAGACAACACCAAGGTTGCAGCAGACCCCGCCAACAAGGTGCGACCTTCTACTGCCCGGCAGGCTCCATCAAACAGTGCGGCAGACAGCAGGTCAGACAAAAGGGACAAAAAATGA